The Arachis hypogaea cultivar Tifrunner chromosome 19, arahy.Tifrunner.gnm2.J5K5, whole genome shotgun sequence genome has a window encoding:
- the LOC140182280 gene encoding uncharacterized protein, with amino-acid sequence MDKSWMLKPRTSKKYLDGLDEFLDFAFHNAAEGTQILCPCKNCNNCAWGNREDVYEHLVCDGFDKGHSKWIFHGECGSSKSAKKDGSEIRDNLDKLLEETFMMSRQFETSQFDDALDEDENEEEPDEETKKFYKLIHDAHQELYSGSKDFTKLSTIVRLLHIKNLHGWSNVSFNMLLQLLNELLPKGSCLPSTYEECKYKMKKVQSAKRKVSCKVTSRSIPAKILRYFPLKPRIKKLSISSKTADLMTWHNKGRKNDGKLRHPADSPAWKTFDSLHSDFALEPRNVRMGLASDGFNPYKTMSSRYSIWPVVLTIYNLPPWDCMKQHSMMLSLLIPGPSSPNRNIDIYLQPLIDELKELWENGFETYDAFSGKLFHVHAALLWTICDFPSYSMLSGWCTSGKL; translated from the exons ATGGATAAGAGTTGGATGCTCAAACCGCGAACTTCTAAGAAGTACTTAGATGGGTTAGATGAGTTTCTTGATTTTGCATTTCATAATGCAGCTGAAGGAACTCAGATTCTATGCCCTTGTAAGAATTGTAATAATTGTGCTTGGGGAAATCGAGAGGATGTTTACGAGCATTTAGTTTGTGATGGGTTTGATAAGGGACACAGTAAGTGGATATTTCACGGAGAATGTGGATCTTCAAAATCTGCTAAGAAGGATGGATCTGAAATACGAGATAATTTGGATAAATTGTTGGAAGAGACCTTCATGATGTCGAGGCAATTTGAAACCAGTCAATTTGATGATGCATTGGATGAggatgaaaatgaagaagagccTGATGAAGAAACTAAGAAGTTTTACAAGTTGATACATGATGCTCATCAAGAATTATATTCAGGCAGTAAAGATTTTACAAAGTTATCAACTATTGTTCGTTTGCTCCACATAAAGAACCTTCATGGTTGGAGCAACGTATCATTTAATATGTTACTACAATTACTCAATGAATTACTTCCCAAAGGCTCGTGTCTACCATCAACATATGAAGAATGCAA GTATaaaatgaaaaaggtccaaagTGCTAAAAGAAAAGTTTCTTGCAAGGTAACTTCTCGATCAATTCCAGCAAAAATTTTGAGGTATTTTCCTTTGAAACCGAGGATCAAGAAACTATCCATATCTTCAAAAACCGCCGATCTGATGACGTGGCACAATAAAGGTCGTAAAAATGATGGAAAACTAAGGCATCCAGCAGACTCACCAGCTTGGAAAACTTTCGATTCGTTACATTCAGATTTTGCATTGGAGCCTCGAAATGTGAGGATGGGTTTGGCAAGTGATGGTTTTAACCCATATAAAACAATGAGTAGTAGATACAGTATTTGGCCGGTGGTCCTAACAATATATAACTTGCCTCCATGGGATTGCATGAAACAACATTCTATGATGTTGTCTTTGCTTATTCCTGGTCCTTCTTCTCCTAATAGAAATATTGACATATATTTACAACCTTTAATCGATGAGTTAAAAGAGTTATGGGAGAATGGCTTTGAGACATATGATGCTTTTAGTGGGAAGTTATTTCATGTACATGCTGCCTTACTTTGGACTATATGCGATTTTCCTAGTTACTCTATGTTATCTGGTTGGTGTACAAGTGGAAAATTGTAA